In the Pseudomonas sp. DTU_2021_1001937_2_SI_NGA_ILE_001 genome, one interval contains:
- a CDS encoding NAD(P)/FAD-dependent oxidoreductase, translated as MPSTDMEYRPVVIIGAGPAGAIAAALLKRKGHDVLILERQRFPRFSIGESLLAHCLDFVEEAGMLDAVQAAGFQYKNGAAFAWRERYSDFDFGNTFTPGKPSTFQVQRADFDQLLADQAALQGVEIRYQEELLGADFSSGQGLLEVRREDGSQYSLQAGFVLDASGYGRVLPRLLDLEAPSGFPLRQAVFTHVEDHIDDPAFDRNKILVSVHPEHRDVWFWTIPFSNGRCSLGVVASAERFAEQPQDLDACLRAFIDETPRLRDTLKHAVWDTPARTIGGYAANVKRLHGPGFALLGNAAEFLDPVFSSGVTIAMRSASMAAHLLDRQLRGEAVDWEQDFAVPLKRGVDTFRAYVEGWYDGSFQDVIFFEGGQADIRAMISSILAGYAWDLNNPFVSEPKRRLRMLAEVCASQAS; from the coding sequence GTGCCAAGCACTGATATGGAATATCGCCCGGTGGTGATCATCGGCGCCGGGCCGGCCGGCGCCATCGCCGCCGCGCTGCTCAAGCGCAAGGGCCACGACGTGCTGATCCTCGAACGCCAGCGCTTCCCGCGCTTCTCCATCGGCGAGAGCCTGCTGGCGCACTGCCTGGACTTCGTCGAGGAAGCCGGCATGCTCGACGCCGTGCAGGCGGCGGGCTTCCAGTACAAGAATGGCGCAGCCTTCGCCTGGCGCGAGCGCTATTCCGACTTCGACTTCGGCAACACCTTCACCCCCGGCAAGCCCAGCACCTTCCAAGTGCAGCGTGCCGACTTCGACCAGTTGCTGGCCGACCAGGCGGCGCTGCAGGGCGTGGAGATCCGCTACCAGGAAGAACTGCTCGGCGCCGACTTCAGCAGTGGCCAGGGGCTGTTGGAAGTACGCCGTGAGGACGGCAGCCAGTACTCCCTGCAGGCCGGCTTCGTACTCGACGCCAGCGGCTACGGCCGCGTGCTCCCGCGCCTGCTCGACCTCGAAGCACCGTCGGGCTTTCCGCTGCGCCAGGCGGTGTTCACGCATGTCGAGGACCACATCGACGACCCGGCCTTCGACCGCAACAAGATCCTCGTCAGCGTGCACCCCGAGCACCGTGACGTGTGGTTCTGGACCATTCCCTTCAGCAACGGCCGCTGCTCCCTGGGCGTGGTGGCCAGTGCCGAACGCTTTGCCGAGCAGCCCCAGGACCTGGACGCCTGCCTGCGCGCCTTCATCGACGAGACCCCGCGCCTGCGCGACACCCTGAAGCACGCCGTGTGGGACACCCCGGCGCGGACCATCGGCGGCTACGCGGCCAACGTCAAGCGCCTGCACGGCCCCGGCTTCGCGCTGCTGGGCAACGCCGCGGAATTCCTCGACCCGGTGTTTTCCTCCGGGGTGACCATCGCCATGCGTTCGGCGAGCATGGCTGCCCACCTGCTGGACCGCCAGCTGCGCGGCGAGGCGGTGGACTGGGAACAGGATTTTGCCGTGCCGCTCAAGCGCGGTGTGGACACCTTCCGCGCCTACGTGGAGGGCTGGTACGACGGCAGCTTCCAGGACGTGATCTTCTTCGAAGGCGGCCAGGCCGATATCCGCGCAATGATCAGCTCGATCCTCGCCGGCTACGCCTGGGACCTGAACAACCCCTTCGTCAGCGAGCCCAAGCGGCGCCTGCGCATGCTCGCTGAAGTCTGTGCGAGCCAGGCCTCA